The following proteins come from a genomic window of Miscanthus floridulus cultivar M001 chromosome 2, ASM1932011v1, whole genome shotgun sequence:
- the LOC136537620 gene encoding uncharacterized protein, with product MASFNFGLLELADGESGEVAVSVVVGKAEAAHAKKAESAAPGTTEKEKAVHKNLYFLKLQHDNGIRNIEHELKRLRDVLIKLRGQETKLKEKGENGVHLIQLSEEQRELRLMQLSEEQRKLRQQQKKLREEEARLRPLRKEFYLEHGFPLVGGDEEEPQVPNQGESVQGNDNAGVDNFNGGYNSDGYGSVPSYHDGEPDVHADGAYVYHERQVEEGYAYNNNGGRQGYPEVRKVQKWVAKQPSSDAGTEADHKPEEKVTSDAGSEAEHKPVEKKPAATPANADAAPVSGSEKSSAAVAAASNNGQGKFQKQKLNGSEKRKKRKNAKNGGNEVDKAKKQDSSEADVSKKTDKEPPADYPREEEKKTLAEYEKIRQEKKKSSEDVSGTEQRKVSAEEFKGLQMLEKKKLDDEEAVMKAEKVQNKAKETSKKEEKAQPEAKDADAAKPKKVVIPLKDLSFAPPRRIVILEDGSSNGGGAPRGRFNGGSFQGRRRDNSTDSRVPAGRSGDNGRAAQNEAGNYGNGAPRGGYSGGRGYGAPRGDYSGGRGDGGYGAPRGDYSVRRGDGYSDRGNGGYHNQGGNGGYQGNGGYHNQGGNGGGYQQQHGGYQRRPGNDNYYRPRGRGYSGNGRSPVPQSIVVEDMNLFPPLPSSAPARAAAPAAAPAAASATAPAPAPAQS from the exons GTATAAGAAATATTGAGCACGAGTTGAAGAGGTTGAGAGATGTATTGATAAAGCTGAGGGGGCAGGAAACAAAGCTGAAGGAGAAAGGAGAGAATGGAGTCCATCTCATTCAGTTGTCGGAGGAGCAAAGGGAGCTCCGTCTCATGCAGTTGTCGGAGGAGCAAAGGAAGCTGAGGcagcagcagaagaagctgaGGGAGGAGGAAGCAAGGTTGAGGCCGCTGAGGAAAGAGTTTTATTTGGAGCATGGATTTCCTCTGGTGGGTGGTGACGAAGAAGAGCCCCAAGTCCCCAATCAGGGGGAAAGTGTTCAGGGCAACGACAATGCCGGTGTTGACAATTTCAATGGCGGCTATAACAGTGATGGCTATGGCAGTGTACCCAGCTATCACGATGGTGAGCCAGATGTTCATGCTGATGGAGCCTATGTGTACCATGAGAGGCAGGTAGAGGAAGGCTATGCCTACAACAATAATGGTGGCAGGCAGGGATATCCTGAGGTGAGGAAGGTTCAGAAGTGGGTAGCTAAGCAGCCATCCTCTGATGCTGGTACAGAGGCTGATCACAAGCCTGAGGAGAAGGTCACCTCTGATGCTGGCTCGGAGGCTGAGCACAAGCCTGTAGAGAAGAAGCCAGCCGCCACTCCTGCTAATGCGGATGCTGCGCCTGTCTCTGGTTCAGAAAAATCTTCTGCTGCAGT GGCTGCTGCAAGTAACAACGGACAAGGTAAATTTCAAAAGCAGAAGCTCAATGGCTCCGagaaaaggaagaagaggaagaatgcTAAGAACGGTGGCAATGAAGTTGATAAGGCAAAGAAACAAGATTCATCCGAGGCTGATGTTTCAAAGAAGACTGACAAGGAACCACCGGCAGACTATCCTAGGGAGGAAGAGAAAAAG ACCCTTGCTGAGTATGAGAAGATTCGTCAAGAGAAAAAGAAGTCCTCGGAGGATGTCTCAGGAACTGAGCAGAGGAAGGTCTCTGCAGAGGAATTTAAGGGCCTGCAGATGttggagaagaagaagctggATGATGAGGAAGCTGTCATGAAGGCAGAAAAGGTTCAGAACAAGGCTAAGGAGACTagcaagaaggaagaaaaggctcagcCCGAGGCAAAGGACGCTGACGCAGCCAAGCCTAAGAAG GTCGTCATCCCGTTGAAAGATCTCTCCTTTGCGCCACCAAGGCGCATTGTTATCCTGGAAGATGGCTCTTCCAATGGTGGCGGGGCTCCTCGTGGCCGCTTCAATGGCGGCAGTTTCCAGGGCCGCAGACGCGACAACAGCACCGACTCGCGGGTTCCTGCCGGTCGGAGTGGCGACAATGGCAGGGCGGCCCAGAATGAGGCTGGCAACTACGGCAACGGTGCTCCGAGGGGCGGCTACTCTGGCGGCCGCGGCTACGGTGCTCCGAGGGGCGACTACTCTGGTGGCCGCGGCGACGGCGGCTACGGTGCTCCGAGGGGCGACTACTCTGTTCGCCGCGGCGACGGCTACAGCGACCGGGGCAACGGCGGCTACCACAACCAGGGCGGCAACGGCGGGTACCAAGGCAATGGCGGGTACCACAACCAGGGCGGCAACGGCGGTGGGTACCAGCAGCAGCACGGAGGCTACCAGCGCCGCCCAGGCAACGACAACTACTACCGGCCTCGGGGACGCGGCTACTCCGGCAACGGCCGTTCCCCTGTCCCCCAGTCCATCGTCGTCGAGGACATGAACTTGTTCCCGCCGCTACCCTCCTCTGCTCCGGCCCGAGCTGCCGCACCGGCTGCAGCTCCCGCGGCCGCCTCCGCTACGGCCCCCGCCCCCGCTCCCGCTCAGTCCTAG